The genome window CTGTATCACCAAgcctactgtatgtgtgtgtgtgtgttttacgcTCCTCTTCTGCTTTTAAGTAATAATGCGCGTCATCtgctatatgtgtgtgtgtgtctgtatgaTCCATAATCACTTTCATCATGCTTTCAGTGATGAAACTAGATCCCTTAATTGCTTTCACCTGTACAAGAACAAAAGACACACACTTTTCTCCCTTGACCACACCCAACTTCCTCTAACACACATATGCATGCACAATATATACTCACATCCAGGGAATCTTCATTGACAATGATGAGCGACATGCCATGTGAGACCAGCTTACAGGAGTAACCTGAGACACGTGAAGAGAGTTACAGTAGAAGCGTTACACAAAGCCACACATACACGCCCCAACAACAACTTAACCTCTTTGTAGATCTGTCATTACCCACTAATCCCTGTCTGTTGGGTCTGCGCTGCTGTCCACTGCTTTATCTCAACTCACACCTACTTTATTTTGAGCTGTCTGTCTGTAGCGCCAACCTGACTGCCTATCCGAACGTCCCTCCGAGTCTCATGGGTTTCATGGAAGTATGCGTTTCCTTGATATTGTGTTTCTCCTGTTGTACTTCCTGGTCACGATTCgggtttacattttaaaggtaCTATGGGTCATTTTTGTATGGTCATGAGatggtcatgggttcaatcccataCTGACTAAAAATGTATAGATTAAGTGCACTGTAACttactttggataaaatgcataaatgtaataaatcGCACAGTTGTGGAAATCACAAGCTAGAAGCGCAGCAATTACACACCTCAGCTTTAATCTATTTATGCATGTTTGCATGAGTATATATCCATGACACACACGCATACCAATGTTAATAGCAGTCTCCTGCTTGTCCCCGGTCAGGACCCAGATCTTGATGTCGGCTCTCATAAGTGTTGCAATGGTTTCTGGGACTCCAGCTTGCAGACGATCTTCTATAGCGGTGGCACCCAATAACACCAAGTTCTGTAAATAAAGTAGAAGATGAAGAAAGTTGTATTCAAtcccaaaaaacatttttaatcgGGCGAGTAAatagcagtggcggccggtgacttcttttttcgagggcactcaatgcgaagttcgtcacaacatgtatgtagcccgtcgtgtgtgtggttcgtattttcaaaatatgtgttttttgcgtcgagtgatcctgtgtgcatcacgtgtcttgtcagaataattgcctgctgcagatgcgtctaaagggtttttgATAAAAGAGATGACCCGCGTTTgacagatactcgcataatctcatgcgtaatcaaagtttagtgttaagggagtgtcttgagTGTATTtcgtgaacgtgagcgtctctttatcataaacggttttgacggatgtgcaacaggcacttattttcacaaaacaagtgatgcacatggttcacatgacgcaacaaacacacattttgaaaacacgagcaacacacatgacactccggacacatattttgaatttgcacccctcagATGAGCATTCATGAGCCGCCACTAGTAAACAGCATTTCGTTTAACGCCGCaaatgtcatgggttcgatcccaggagAACACCCATAGTTAAGAAATGTAAAGCTTAAATGGAATGTAGGACACACTTGGGattaaaagcgtctgccaaatgtatgCATTTCGATTTTTTAAGATTATATAAATTGTGTTGCTTGTAGTACCATAGAAAGTCAGAACAAAGCTTTGGATATTCTAGTCACTGGGTTACATTCCTAGTAAAGCAatagcagggctccagactaacttttttcactaggagcacagtggcccccaactgaaaattttaggggcgcaaccagaaaatttaggggcacacaccgtaaatcaacatgctaaccaaatattcacatttctactaagtaatacactgtattactaataaatacttgatTATATATAtgattcagtgtcacatcacaacaaaggtcaaatttactggtcgcacatgtgcgactggatgtaaaattcagtggcacactctcaaattttggtggcaaaatgcgaCCATTTGGTAGCAATCTGAAACCCTGAATAGCACACCGTACCTCAATGCATAATGCGTCTCTAAACAAGATCACTTTTCATACAGTATGTGTAGCAAAAATAGTACACTTCAGAAGTGCACTTCTGTTGGTTTAATACTTAGGGAAGGGACTTTTTTTAAACCCTAAACAGAAGCAGTGATGCTTGCTTTAGCACACACTAATAAAACCCGCATCACAAAAAGACATACAGATTGCAAATAAAGCCACAACCATCTTTCACACATTCGCTTTCTTCTTAACCACATCTCAATCCATGTTTCACTTCCCCACCCTTTCCAATGCCCCTCCTCCCCGTCAGTATATACAAACTGGGAAATATTCTGGGAGTTTTTGGACTATTTCTCTTTCTGTGTGTGTAGAGGTAACACAGCAGTGTTGTTTACTCTGGTTTTATGAGGCTTTTGGCAGACTGGTGAAGGTAATTATCTTCGCTGTGGTGTACCAACCCCTCCTCAGACTACTTATCTGGGCCAGAGCcctgaaacacacacatgtgCTATAATTGTGAACGATCGTTCACACAGCGAGTTGCTTAAACATGCAGTGATGCTACATTGACCCCTGTTGTCCAGTCAAAGCATTGCAGCTTGAGCCTTTAGAGATACAGCAATGCAGAACATCAGACATGGACGTGCAGTTTTTATCCATCCATGGTGTCCATTTTGAGATCTAATTTGCTTTTTTAAACAACTGAAAATATAACAGCTATTTTAGTGACGTTTGCAAAGTATATGAAGTACCTTCTCTATAAGTTCATAGCACTCCTCCAGTTTCTGAGCTCTGTCCTTTATCACAGTGCTAATGCGATTATATTCCTTTAGCCATTGCTGGTAGGCTGCTTCCTCTAGGTCCACATACGCAAAACAGAGGGTCCGTAACCCTGCATGAACACAACACGAATAAAACAGTGTTAGGACACAGACGGGCAAAACAAATCAACAAATTCAAAGAACTCTTTACCTTCTGTGGCAAACTGCTCAAGGTGGACGACGGTTAGGTCCTTAAACTGCGATGCCTCGTCCAGGCGCTCGAAAATCACATTATCCTACAATGCATGCGTGACATCAATCAAATTGCAGCAAACACCACAAATTGCAAAGAATTATGGGAAAATGTGAACATGTacaatactgtgcaaaagtctaagGACACCATGCACCAttagtgttgtttttgcaatggtatagtgaccatatataattatttattatttattctctttattaAATACagccagaaaatacaggaaatttgtatgcagcatttaaaaacagcatttgaattaaattataagctaaagtgtcaagtatttaatGTGATCTCCCCTTActcttgagcaatagcaggaacctGTATGCTCTCTTAAATCTctctaaatgaaatgaaatcctAACTATTAAGTCTAATCTAATGAATTCAGTCTCCTTATGACTTCATTCTCACTTTAGCCAGCTTtgggttttttttacattttgtgtacaCATGTCCTGtattttttctgtttgtatcttaaaaggaTAGTTTAGTTAAAAtactgttatcatttactcaccctcatgttgttataaacctgtataaatgtctttgtttgctcaacacaaattaagatattttgacaAAGTTAATAATTAAACAGATCTGGGGCGCCATTCACTACCTTAgtaatatttttcctactacaatagtcaatggtgccccagatctgcttgttTATAAACATTCtataaaatatcttaatttgtgtacaaagaaattgatacaggtttgtaacaacttgggtgagtaaataatgactgtatttaatttttttaaataaactatccctttaataaagaaagagtgaaaaataaatataaaactttgctaaaacaataaAGCTGGTGGTggccttaaaggaaaacaccacagtttttcaatattttactatgttcttacctcaacttagacgaatgaatacatacttatctttattcaatgtgtgcacttaatctttgtacagcgtgtcgtgaatgtgttagcatttagcctagccccattcattccttaggatccgaACAGGGATAAATtttgaagccaccaaacacttccatgtttcccctatttaaagaccgttacatgagtagttactcgagtaagtatggtggcacaaaataaaatgtggcgatttattaagcggataaaaaatgagaactaaaTTCTAgcagtcaggagtgatgatatTACTGTGCGCtgaggttgaagtgctgcaaactaagtgctcttccgccatacaatatagttctcattttctACCATACTTAcacatgtaactactcatgtaacagtctttaaataggaaaaacatgaaagtgtttgttggcttctaaattcatccctgtttggatcctaaggaatgaatagtgctaggctaaatgctaacacagtcaccacgcgctgtacaaagattaagtgcacgcattgacaaaaaatagggatgtattaattaatctaagttgaggtaagaacatagtaaaatattgaaaaacggtggtgttttcctttaaggcttttgcacaatactgtatattacaGATGAATATCTATCGGTATTTAATATATGAAACACTCACTGCTCCCTTGCAATACAGCCTGAGTTTGCCTGTGGGTGTTCTCACAATGACTGACATCCTTTTACGATTGCTgtaaaaaagagaaaatcactgaACAATCACGAAGAAGATCATTTTGAGATCTTATTAAAAAccttaaaaaccttttgatggcTTTACACAGATGCGTGTATTTGATAGTGGACAGGTGCACCTGTGATGCCTACCTGGAAAATTCAAGTACATTAAGCAGTTCATAAGACTGCTCTTTTCCTCTCTAAGGAGTAAacaaaagaaacaaacacattaaGAGTTGAATGAGGTCCAAAGTTGATTGTTAATAAAGTAAAGCTCTCACTAACCGCATCTATGATCACTGAATGAGGCGTTCTTGCAGTGAAAACAAAGCCCAGACCTTTGGCACCTTTCACCAGAGCTCCTTCATCTGAAAACACAAGAGTACATAAAAATGCGGCTCTCATACTGAAAGAGAAAAGATTTTAAATTGTGATACCTGGTGAGGAGGCCTGGTAGATAATCTGGTTTTCTTCTCGCTCAGGAACAACAGTATGACAGACAGCCATCATGGTCAAAAACTCACAGATCTGAGGGGATGTGGGCTACAGGACAAGAGAAAAGACCATTAACACATCATTCTCAGAAAGCATAATAGATAAGAtaggacagacagacactatTAAACACTTACATGATTCTTCTCGATGTTCTGGATAAGTGCAGGATCATCAAACTCAGTAGAGTTTTGGCTTGTAGAGGGAAGGTGACTGAAAGGTGAGACAAACAGAGATATAATGGATGGATTATCTACTTAGTCCTGTGCAACGCTCGGTACGTTACTGCACACAAATAGAATCAGCAGAATCTGACCTGAAGTCCTCCATGGATCGATCGCACTCCAGATCTGGGAAATGCCTGGAGACAGAATAATAGATCAGTGGCCCAAAACGAATACAAACAAAAAGCAACAGATCAATACACGCTAATAGAACAATAACGATTTGAAGCGCGAAGATAATGTGAGTTTATTGAACGCTACAATTACCCATATGTAATCCCAGCTACCGTGCACTTCTTAAAGTGCATGATGTTGCAGGTGAGAGTGCCCGTCTTGTCAGAAAATAGATATTTCACctgaaaaattaaacaaaagaaCAAGAAAGTGAGTCGAGATCAAACACAAAACAAGTGTAAGTAAATTGTACTAAAACTCTTCTCACTTGGCCAAGCTCTTCGTTCAGATTGGAAGTTCGTGCCATGGCGGGTGTGTCCGTCTCCGAGTAATACATCTCGACATCCTGCAAGTAAACACGGACAGCATTAAGCACTCATTATTAACTATGTATGCCCTCACATGCACACATATATCCTCAGTCTTACCCAGTTAATAAAGAGAGCCTGAGTGAATTTAACCACTTCAAGTGTGACCAGTAGACTTATGGGAATCAGGTTGTTGTAAAGGATGATGAAGGTTAGAAGATTGTACCAGAAGTTCAGAGAGATGTCACCTACAAAACACATATGCAAACAACCTTTTAAGAAATGATAATGTATGCAAGGTTATAAAAGCATAGCATTTGGTCATAGCTGAAAAAGATTACATTTGAATTTTGCACTACTGCAAAGCAGCTTAacgaaaaatattttttttagaacaaacagtggacataataaaaaaataaacggtaaaataaatacagtaaaaaacaaTCAGAAATACAGATATTCTAGTAGTTAGTAGATAGTCTTGTTTTAACGCATATGCAAGGGTCCATATTTTTATAACTGTGCGTACTTTGTACACGTAGGTCGCGAAAGCACATACAGGAGAATGTaatatgtagcccaggagattaTGTCGCAATGTGCATGCATCGAATGTCTGCGTACACAtacaatttaaataaacaagGCTGTGACCGTGCGCGTACGTCTATACTCCAGCTTAAGTTGTAAAGTTAAATGTTCTGTATTTTTTCTGATATTTTTTTGTTCCCGTGTACGTACCTGCGCGGGAAAGATACCAACAAGCCTCGTCCGTGTGCTGTTTGTTCCATATGGCGGCCCCAATGGAGCTGATCAGGGCCATGACCAGAAGAATACAGAACAGAACCAAAATCTGCATATTAGTCACCCGCTCAACATTTGAGCGTTTTAGCGGAGCTTTAGTGGAATTCTGCAAAATAGAAACATCAAGAGACAGTGTAATAATAAATGCAATGCAAAGAAACATATTGTCTATTtcaaattaaaggaatagttcatccAAATATAGAAATTCtcacataatttactcatttcAGATATACATGACCTTTCTTCAGTTTAATATcaaccattattttttattaaaatgccgtCATGTTATCTTCTTAACATGGCAACATTTCAAAAAGCACATTTATCCATCATTATTACATGGCTTGTTGGAATGcttaattctgattggccagtcgcattatttttctaataattcaacggcctgtcgtcaattattccttacataacaACCTTTCAAAACTAATAAAACACAGTAACCTGGAtgcaacaaaaatgtaatattatatgttattaaaatatatatttatatgacattaaaagtacaaattattaaactaaatagtgtgttcgtgacatttggacatcttatcttaaaaccgaaagtaaaTGAGTTTTCCTCACAAAAGGTCTACATTCGTTATAAATGAGCTAATAAAATATTCCAAATCTATATTTAATGTCCCTTGTTTAATGTTCGTTTTAATAATATACTActggctgcctatacattatcacTGACTTAAATTAATCCAAATGACTCTATTGGGATAATATGTTTACTAGAGAGAAAACAATATGTTTGTGAGagaaaacaaataatatttttttattttatttagtaaacaaCACGTCGCAAATACATGGAAACACACCGATGAGTGCAATAAATTCAAATATGGTGTCATGCCGATAATACGGACTACCAGCACATCCGGGAACTTGACTGTAAATTTCGTCACCGCCCCTTTTTGAGGGAAAACAAACTATGCTTCTCATTGATTTCCATACAAAATAGCGGAATAAAGCAATGTTCGTACACAGCCGGCAAGcataaataacttaaaaaatcaCACAAATTAAACATGCCGAGTAATTATCTGTCCACCTTGGCTGCCATAGAGCGTGaaagatacattaacacatttaatttggtcaatataaaaacatgtccctttcattctcacagcgtcaaatttgtgtataaaaatcaaatatatgtttttaaataaaacatgcaatataaatgtgctattaaattatttaaatatttatttaaaatatcaaggggtacttcaagtaaataatttaggtcaAGGGTTTAAAAAACCCCGCTTTAAGGTAATCTGATCTGTACTTATTTGTGAGCTCACACTTACTTGCATTAGTTTCGAATCGTGTCCAGTGTATACTACAATTCCCACAACCCACTGTGTGTTCCTGAGCTGGGCACCTCGTAACAGCACCTGGTCCGGCCCGAGTGGAACTGGGCTGTATTTTAAAACAGAAAATGATCAGAGTGTATATTTGGTGTGCAGAGACGGTAATAAAGAGACTTATTTGGTTTACGCACTTCTGGTTGTCAAGGCGCAGTGTCCCAGTAAAGTCATACAGATGTCTGTTCGGTCCCTCACATTCTAGACGACCAGACAAACCTATCAGTTCCTCCAAAGACTGAAAACAGGCTGTGAGAGAAAGACCCTGTAACACGCACACAACCACACGATATTAAAATGATCTGATCACCTTGCCAATGGTAATACTTACTTAAAGGTTAATGCTCACCTGTCGGATCTTCAGGTTGGTCTCCCCATCTAAGTTGGATGTTTCCGTATAACACATGGCCTGAGGCTCGCTGTGAGAATAAACAGCAGCATATTTTAAATGCACAGCAGCAACTCACAATtacaaacacaacacatacaAATGTTTCATAGGCTTTGTTCAGAATACACTCAATTCAAGCGTTTTTTTCAATctgctggtttaagatggtttTGGCCAAGGTGGGAGACCAGGCAggtagaccagcttaaacctgCTAAATAAATTTTCCCCAAATTTCCCCCCAACATTTTTTCGAGTTGTCTGAACAAAGCCTTCGAAATGACACACAATTTGTTTTAACTCTATGTCACCCAACAACACTACTCAATTTGCATATCATACACCCGCTATAAATCAAACTACACGAACACAGCACACCAAAacccccacacacacaaacacacacagtggTGCTGACCTGGAGGACACTATGACCATGTCAGCCGGAAGATGCTGCCCATTGGTCACCTTGACTATGTCTCCCACTGCCACCTAGTGGGCAGGTGCAACATTGCAACAGCATGAGGAGGGAGAAAATGAGATTAAGAAAGAGACCACAGTGCATGAAGAAGACAGGAGGTGCAATACACAGGAGGatgcacacaaaaaaagaagTGAGATAACAGAAACTGCAAGAAAGGGAACAGAGAGGTGAATTCAAAAAAGCAGATGGTAAATAAAAACTGCAACAGGACACAACTGAAAgtatcattaaaaaataaaacagggAAACACAGAAAAAAGGGTCTAATAAGAAAAAGATTTAGATaatgaaaagaaaaacaagGTCACCTGTTTCCATATGATGGTCGTCCATGCTCCGTTACGTATGACTGGAAAATAATGACATCATcagaaaaactatttaaaaaactatatacTCATAGCCCATATTTAATTCAAGAATACTCAACCTGTTGTCTTTTTCTTGTTTACTGTGTTGTCTGCTTTATGTCTTTTCtgcaacaacaaaacaaagGGAAAGTGGCACCTCATCAGTGTTCATCCTTCAAAGTATCAACTGCATTTCAAAGATGCTCTCATCCAGTGTTGTCAAGAGTCTCAATTCACTGCTTATTAAGCATAATACTCACATAATCCTCAATGATCTCTTTGATCCCAGCTACAGTCAGAATGAATATGAGAGGTACCAGTGTTGTGTAGCGACCCGTCGGTGAAACGTCAGGGATTtgctgcattaaaaaaaaggatACAGATCACTTACGGTATATAAATGCAAGTACTTTGTAAGTAGTTTGGTGGTTAAACCTCGCAACTAAATTTTGAAGAACGAAGACAACTTTAGCTATTActgaccctgcctgtaaaaacccACATAGAGTCACTTTTGtgatttactaaataaaatcatcctatataatggcatatctttaaagggatacccgacttttaaaaaaaataggctaattttccagccccactagagttaaacacttgatttttaccgttttggaatccattcagccgatctccgagTCTTGCTGTACCACGTTTAGCAtatcttagcataatccattgaatctgattagaccattagcattgtgcataaaaatgaccaaagagttttgatatttttcttaattaaaaCTGATATTACGcaatgcccgaaaatagtccccttggtaactttcaatagcatcggactatttttgggcactgagaaatatcattgcgcctgctgcagccatggtacggcagcaaagtccttgattattacgccggtTTGAGAgcatagttcctagccatatctccCTAGAAAATCGcgacttttaattttccgtctgccttagtacacaatgtaactacagaagagtcaagttttaaatagaaaaaatattgaaactctacatttttgagcgtgatgctaatggtctaatcagattcaatggattatgctaagctatgctaaaagtggtaccgccagacccggagatcagctgaatggattccaaaacggtaaaaatctaatatttaactctaggggagctggaaaatgggcctattatactatatatatatgatgttaagcacacagctggtggAAACCACTGACTGATTTCCATATTAGGACAAACAAAATCTATAGAATTCAATGGAAACCGTCAACTCATAtgttatcaaaatatcttgaccatatttattacaatacttgaatagtatttgttttttttctactTTGAAAGTCAATAGTTCCCACCAGCAGTGTGCTtattaactatccctttaacctacTATGACCTGaatgtccacatatgtggacatcgcatttttttcattgtttgcaccataatacttaattctgtgtaacctgttgtacacaaacatggccaattacactgcttcatgttcaaataaaaatattttgttattatatttattggttcttcctaaccccaaaatagcttttagaaatctaaaaaaaagagtcttaggaggttaatactgactgagttaagtcatgtcaaagattgaaatcaatgtgaaatcaaactttaatgctcccatagctagattatgagactttagcctggatttcacagacactTTAGTTTCTCACATGAGAAAATATTCAGGTCACATTACAAGTAAATACGAATTTATACTATGGTTTGCGAAAACATAGTCTTGTTGTATAGCAAATGTTAAGCAGAATATAATTTAGCATTTGATAAGTGAAGTGAAATATGACCCAGGCGTTTCTTTTACAGATCCCTAAAGATTCCTCTATTGACCTCCCATTCGTTTTAATGCAGTACTGGCCTGACAGGTCAAATCGGGGGAAGGCCGACATGAAGCACTGAGACTAGAAGAGAGTGCCATAGTGGACCGTTTCCAAACAGAGCCAAAAATGGATATAATGCAGAAATGCATCTATTGACAAATTACTTCAGAGTAAGCACAAGCTGTCTTTTCAGACATCCCCAAAATGGCCCTTATAGCACCAccatgtactgtaaatgttgtaCTTTAAAGTCCTCAGACCTAAGCATACACagatatgtgtgtttgtgtgccaAGTATCGTACCTGCATGAGAGCGATGAAGAGGAAGAAAGCATTAGCTGCACGTCTGATCTGTTCGTACAGGAAGCGAGGCAGGAACGTAAGGATCCCGTACTTAGCCGTGCTGAAGAGGGAAATGATCAAATTACTTTTGTTATAATTTTTGTTTCTACAGGTATTCTTGAACCATTTAACTCACACGTtcttaacatttaactttttaagaacgtgtgtatgtgtgtgtctatatatatatatatatatatatatatatatatatatatatatatacacacacacacattaatggCAATAATAGCACTAATTTACGATTAGCTGAAGGTGTCTTGAATTCCCCATTCGCAAGTGTTTTTGTAAAAGCAAACAACT of Paramisgurnus dabryanus chromosome 22, PD_genome_1.1, whole genome shotgun sequence contains these proteins:
- the atp8a2 gene encoding phospholipid-transporting ATPase IB isoform X5; this translates as MHQLGPSCSAAGYRKAEDEMSGTTSQADPIDATARTVLLNKPQTTKYCDNHVSTAKYGILTFLPRFLYEQIRRAANAFFLFIALMQQIPDVSPTGRYTTLVPLIFILTVAGIKEIIEDYKRHKADNTVNKKKTTVIRNGAWTTIIWKQVAVGDIVKVTNGQHLPADMVIVSSSEPQAMCYTETSNLDGETNLKIRQGLSLTACFQSLEELIGLSGRLECEGPNRHLYDFTGTLRLDNQNPVPLGPDQVLLRGAQLRNTQWVVGIVVYTGHDSKLMQNSTKAPLKRSNVERVTNMQILVLFCILLVMALISSIGAAIWNKQHTDEACWYLSRAGDISLNFWYNLLTFIILYNNLIPISLLVTLEVVKFTQALFINWDVEMYYSETDTPAMARTSNLNEELGQVKYLFSDKTGTLTCNIMHFKKCTVAGITYGHFPDLECDRSMEDFSHLPSTSQNSTEFDDPALIQNIEKNHPTSPQICEFLTMMAVCHTVVPEREENQIIYQASSPDEGALVKGAKGLGFVFTARTPHSVIIDARGKEQSYELLNVLEFSSNRKRMSVIVRTPTGKLRLYCKGADNVIFERLDEASQFKDLTVVHLEQFATEGLRTLCFAYVDLEEAAYQQWLKEYNRISTVIKDRAQKLEECYELIEKNLVLLGATAIEDRLQAGVPETIATLMRADIKIWVLTGDKQETAINIGYSCKLVSHGMSLIIVNEDSLDATRATLTAHCASLGDSLRKENELALIIDGQTLKYALSFEVRQAFLDLALSCKAVICCRVSPLQKSEIVDMVKKHVKAITLAIGDGANDVGMIQTAHVGVGISGNEGMQATNSSDYSIAQFSYLEKLLLVHGAWSYNRVTKCILYCFYKNVVLYIIELWFAFVNGFSGQILFERWCIGLYNVIFTALPPFTLGIFDRPCSQQNMLRFPQLYRITQNAEGFNTKVFWGHCINALIHSIILFWFPLKVLEHDTPFDNGNSVDYLFVGNIVYTYVVVTVCLKAGMETTAWTRFSHLAVWGSMVLWMLFFAVYSAIWPTIPIAPDMLGQAGKVMQCWSFWLGLLLVPTVCLLKDVAWNAGRRTVKKTLLEEVQELEARAVDPGAAVLRDASGRSLNERAHLLTRVFRKTPSSVGRSNSVQQTVSHGYAFSQEEHGVVSQSQVVRSYDTTRQRPSLELSTE
- the atp8a2 gene encoding phospholipid-transporting ATPase IB isoform X7, coding for MSGTTSQADPIDATARTVLLNKPQTTKYCDNHVSTAKYGILTFLPRFLYEQIRRAANAFFLFIALMQQIPDVSPTGRYTTLVPLIFILTVAGIKEIIEDYKRHKADNTVNKKKTTVIRNGAWTTIIWKQVAVGDIVKVTNGQHLPADMVIVSSSEPQAMCYTETSNLDGETNLKIRQGLSLTACFQSLEELIGLSGRLECEGPNRHLYDFTGTLRLDNQNPVPLGPDQVLLRGAQLRNTQWVVGIVVYTGHDSKLMQNSTKAPLKRSNVERVTNMQILVLFCILLVMALISSIGAAIWNKQHTDEACWYLSRAGDISLNFWYNLLTFIILYNNLIPISLLVTLEVVKFTQALFINWDVEMYYSETDTPAMARTSNLNEELGQVKYLFSDKTGTLTCNIMHFKKCTVAGITYGHFPDLECDRSMEDFSHLPSTSQNSTEFDDPALIQNIEKNHPTSPQICEFLTMMAVCHTVVPEREENQIIYQASSPDEGALVKGAKGLGFVFTARTPHSVIIDARGKEQSYELLNVLEFSSNRKRMSVIVRTPTGKLRLYCKGADNVIFERLDEASQFKDLTVVHLEQFATEGLRTLCFAYVDLEEAAYQQWLKEYNRISTVIKDRAQKLEECYELIEKNLVLLGATAIEDRLQAGVPETIATLMRADIKIWVLTGDKQETAINIGYSCKLVSHGMSLIIVNEDSLDATRATLTAHCASLGDSLRKENELALIIDGQTLKYALSFEVRQAFLDLALSCKAVICCRVSPLQKSEIVDMVKKHVKAITLAIGDGANDVGMIQTAHVGVGISGNEGMQATNSSDYSIAQFSYLEKLLLVHGAWSYNRVTKCILYCFYKNVVLYIIELWFAFVNGFSGQILFERWCIGLYNVIFTALPPFTLGIFDRPCSQQNMLRFPQLYRITQNAEGFNTKVFWGHCINALIHSIILFWFPLKVLEHDTPFDNGNSVDYLFVGNIVYTYVVVTVCLKAGMETTAWTRFSHLAVWGSMVLWMLFFAVYSAIWPTIPIAPDMLGQAGKVMQCWSFWLGLLLVPTVCLLKDVAWNAGRRTVKKTLLEEVQELEARAVDPGAAVLRDASGRSLNERAHLLTRVFRKTPSSVGRSNSVQQTVSHGYAFSQEEHGVVSQSQVVRSYDTTRQRPSLELSTE
- the atp8a2 gene encoding phospholipid-transporting ATPase IB isoform X4 — its product is MYFNRRSKIHSEGGPSCSAAGYRKAEDEMSGTTSQADPIDATARTVLLNKPQTTKYCDNHVSTAKYGILTFLPRFLYEQIRRAANAFFLFIALMQQIPDVSPTGRYTTLVPLIFILTVAGIKEIIEDYKRHKADNTVNKKKTTVIRNGAWTTIIWKQVAVGDIVKVTNGQHLPADMVIVSSSEPQAMCYTETSNLDGETNLKIRQGLSLTACFQSLEELIGLSGRLECEGPNRHLYDFTGTLRLDNQNPVPLGPDQVLLRGAQLRNTQWVVGIVVYTGHDSKLMQNSTKAPLKRSNVERVTNMQILVLFCILLVMALISSIGAAIWNKQHTDEACWYLSRAGDISLNFWYNLLTFIILYNNLIPISLLVTLEVVKFTQALFINWDVEMYYSETDTPAMARTSNLNEELGQVKYLFSDKTGTLTCNIMHFKKCTVAGITYGHFPDLECDRSMEDFSHLPSTSQNSTEFDDPALIQNIEKNHPTSPQICEFLTMMAVCHTVVPEREENQIIYQASSPDEGALVKGAKGLGFVFTARTPHSVIIDARGKEQSYELLNVLEFSSNRKRMSVIVRTPTGKLRLYCKGADNVIFERLDEASQFKDLTVVHLEQFATEGLRTLCFAYVDLEEAAYQQWLKEYNRISTVIKDRAQKLEECYELIEKNLVLLGATAIEDRLQAGVPETIATLMRADIKIWVLTGDKQETAINIGYSCKLVSHGMSLIIVNEDSLDATRATLTAHCASLGDSLRKENELALIIDGQTLKYALSFEVRQAFLDLALSCKAVICCRVSPLQKSEIVDMVKKHVKAITLAIGDGANDVGMIQTAHVGVGISGNEGMQATNSSDYSIAQFSYLEKLLLVHGAWSYNRVTKCILYCFYKNVVLYIIELWFAFVNGFSGQILFERWCIGLYNVIFTALPPFTLGIFDRPCSQQNMLRFPQLYRITQNAEGFNTKVFWGHCINALIHSIILFWFPLKVLEHDTPFDNGNSVDYLFVGNIVYTYVVVTVCLKAGMETTAWTRFSHLAVWGSMVLWMLFFAVYSAIWPTIPIAPDMLGQAGKVMQCWSFWLGLLLVPTVCLLKDVAWNAGRRTVKKTLLEEVQELEARAVDPGAAVLRDASGRSLNERAHLLTRVFRKTPSSVGRSNSVQQTVSHGYAFSQEEHGVVSQSQVVRSYDTTRQRPSLELSTE